The following are encoded in a window of Paramormyrops kingsleyae isolate MSU_618 chromosome 12, PKINGS_0.4, whole genome shotgun sequence genomic DNA:
- the LOC111859272 gene encoding leucine-rich repeat transmembrane neuronal protein 1-like — protein sequence MPMDFLLTYLYLKWLHRKAPGLVLCSLVISLKSMSILGDVCPRLCRCDAKLAYCDGLNLTEVPHNLSSAMGLSLRDNSLTELRERQFSSLTQLTWLYLDRNSIESVEENSFARLRRVKELNLSTNKINSLPNSTFRDLPNLRILDLSHNNIQALEPNLFYGLRKLSDLHLRHNAIKYVPVRSFQDCRSMKFLDLGHNRLQSLARNSFAGLVKLTELHLEHNELVKVNLAHFPRLLSLRSLYMDHNRATIVVSTLDWTYQFLERIDFSGNAIEYIEPHVFDSVPNLKSLKLDLNKLTYIDQRILNSWASLTSITLSGNTWECSRNVCALASWLSNFKGQCDDGLLCSSPDMTQGEDILDAVYAFQLCEDSVDATTQMYTMSRERARGYSHEEATMNPHGLQHTEAGPMVTSSFTVTDASNDLESTMHIHKVVTGTMALIFSFLIAVLMLYVCWKCFPASVRRIRNCFASQRRKQKQKQTMQQMAAMSAQEYYVDYKPNHIEGALVIINEYGSCTCQQQASRECEV from the coding sequence ATGCCGATGGATTTCCTCCTGACTTACTTGTACCTTAAGTGGTTGCACAGAAAGGCCCCTGGATTAGTGCTTTGTTCACTAGTCATCAGCCTGAAAAGCATGTCCATCCTGGGGGACGTCTGTCCCAGGCTGTGTCGCTGCGACGCCAAGCTGGCGTACTGTGATGGACTCAATCTGACTGAGGTACCACACAATCTCAGCAGTGCTATGGGCTTGTCTCTGCGGGACAACAGCCTTACAGAGCTGCGAGAGAGACAGTTTTCCAGCCTGACTCAGCTAACGTGGCTCTATCTGGACCGTAACAGCATCGAGTCCGTGGAGGAGAATTCCTTTGCAAGATTGCGGAGGGTGAAGGAGCTCAACCTCAGCACTAACAAGATCAACAGTCTGCCCAACTCCACGTTCAGAGACCTGCCCAACCTTCGCATTTTGGATTTATCACACAACAACATCCAGGCACTGGAACCCAACCTTTTCTATGGCCTCAGGAAGCTGAGCGACCTGCACCTGCGGCACAATGCCATCAAGTATGTTCCTGTGAGGAGCTTTCAAGACTGCCGGAGCATGAAGTTCTTAGATCTGGGCCACAATCGGCTGCAGAGCCTGGCACGCAACTCCTTTGCCGGCTTGGTGAAGCTCACTGAGCTGCACCTGGAGCACAACGAACTGGTGAAGGTCAATCTGGCCCATTTCCCCCGACTGCTTTCCCTGCGCAGCCTCTACATGGACCACAACAGGGCGACCATCGTGGTGAGCACGCTGGACTGGACCTATCAGTTCCTGGAGAGGATCGATTTCTCAGGGAACGCAATCGAGTATATTGAACCTCACGTGTTTGATAGTGTGCCAAATCTGAAATCCCTGAAGCTGGATCTTAACAAGCTGACCTACATTGACCAGAGGATCCTGAACTCTTGGGCATCCCTCACCAGCATCACACTGTCAGGGAACACATGGGAATGCAGCAGGAATGTCTGTGCCCTGGCCTCCTGGCTGAGCAACTTCAAGGGCCAATGTGATGATGGCCTGCTGTGCTCTAGCCCGGACATGACCCAGGGCGAGGACATCCTTGACGCTGTGTATGCTTTCCAACTCTGCGAGGATTCTGTAGACGCCACAACACAAATGTACACCATGAGCAGGGAGAGGGCCAGGGGTTACAGCCATGAAGAAGCCACCATGAACCCCCATGGACTGCAGCACACCGAGGCGGGGCCGATGGTGACAAGCTCCTTCACAGTGACTGATGCTAGCAATGACCTCGAGAGCACTATGCACATCCACAAGGTGGTCACCGGCACCATGGCCTTGATCTTCTCCTTCCTGATTGCAGTGCTCATGCTCTATGTGTGCTGGAAGTGCTTTCCAGCTAGTGTGAGAAGGATAAGGAATTGCTTTGCCAGCCAGAGGCGCAAGCAAAAGCAGAAACAGACCATGCAGCAGATGGCGGCCATGTCCGCACAGGAGTACTATGTCGATTACAAACCCAACCACATCGAGGGCGCCTTAGTCATTATCAACGAGTATGGATCATGCACCTGCCAGCAACAGGCGTCACGTGAGTGCGAGGTGTGA